One window of the Pseudomonas sihuiensis genome contains the following:
- a CDS encoding AraC family transcriptional regulator, with protein sequence MDNPAILAGSVSVAYLQGLIEHLQRQGVAADALLAHAQLSPEALSQRDQRIAASAYLTLLGEGVRLTGDPNLGLHLGESVRPGYYGVLGYLIMSCATLADALHRQARYASLVGNLGLVVLDDEPARPDSEPLVAHSWQPLLAQQQRQLSEETLAGWVSFGRWISGLDIAPTEVRFQHPAPADTSEHARIFRCPVLFDQPDNALIFPKRLLAAPLNQADAQVRGMLDAYADRLLAELNQGNSVLDRARLELARQLPEQGPDLEAIAAALALSPRTLQRRLRKGGLSFSQLVDETRQQLVLHYLRDPALELAEIAFLVGFSEPGSLARAFRRWTGTSPGEYRRHLCA encoded by the coding sequence ATGGACAATCCCGCGATTCTGGCCGGCTCGGTCTCGGTAGCCTACCTGCAAGGCCTTATCGAACACCTGCAGCGCCAGGGGGTGGCGGCCGACGCGCTGCTCGCCCATGCCCAGCTCAGCCCTGAAGCCCTGAGCCAGCGCGATCAGCGCATCGCGGCCAGTGCTTACCTGACGCTGCTTGGCGAAGGCGTGCGCCTGACCGGCGACCCGAATCTGGGCCTGCATCTGGGGGAATCGGTGCGGCCGGGTTATTACGGCGTGCTCGGTTACCTGATCATGAGCTGCGCGACCCTGGCTGACGCGCTGCATCGCCAGGCGCGCTATGCCTCGCTGGTTGGCAACCTGGGGCTGGTGGTGCTCGACGACGAGCCCGCTCGGCCCGACAGCGAGCCGCTGGTCGCCCACAGCTGGCAGCCGTTGCTGGCGCAGCAGCAGCGCCAGCTGAGTGAAGAAACCCTGGCCGGCTGGGTCAGTTTTGGACGCTGGATCAGCGGCCTGGATATTGCGCCGACCGAGGTGCGCTTCCAGCATCCGGCGCCGGCGGATACCTCTGAGCACGCGCGCATCTTTCGCTGCCCGGTGCTGTTCGATCAACCCGACAATGCCCTGATCTTTCCCAAACGTTTGCTCGCGGCGCCGCTGAACCAGGCCGATGCTCAGGTGCGTGGCATGCTCGATGCCTACGCCGATCGCCTGCTGGCCGAGCTCAATCAGGGCAACAGTGTGCTCGATCGCGCGCGCCTGGAGCTGGCGCGCCAGTTGCCGGAGCAGGGGCCTGATCTGGAGGCCATCGCCGCTGCCCTGGCGCTGAGCCCAAGGACCTTGCAGCGGCGTCTGCGTAAGGGCGGGCTGTCGTTCAGCCAATTGGTCGACGAAACCCGCCAGCAGCTGGTGCTGCACTACCTGCGAGATCCCGCACTGGAGCTGGCGGAAATCGCCTTTCTGGTCGGTTTCAGCGAGCCGGGTTCGCTGGCGCGCGCATTTCGTCGCTGGACGGGAACGAGTCCGGGCGAGTACCGTCGCCACCTTTGCGCCTAG
- a CDS encoding DUF1289 domain-containing protein, with protein MSSEPNVAPLASPCRRQCCLDEHEQCLGCGRTLQEILDWGAADNARRRLICQAAEQRLRERKRAH; from the coding sequence ATGAGCTCTGAGCCGAACGTGGCGCCGCTGGCTTCGCCGTGCCGGCGCCAGTGTTGCCTCGACGAGCACGAGCAGTGCCTCGGTTGCGGTCGCACCCTGCAGGAGATTCTCGACTGGGGCGCGGCCGATAACGCGCGGCGCCGCTTGATCTGCCAGGCCGCCGAGCAGCGGTTGCGCGAGCGCAAACGGGCGCACTGA
- the lptM gene encoding LPS translocon maturation chaperone LptM, with protein MKRLTLALLAAVCLLAGCGQKGPLYLPGDDNAGNSRDRFEL; from the coding sequence ATGAAGCGACTGACCCTCGCGCTCCTCGCCGCCGTTTGCCTGCTGGCTGGCTGCGGTCAGAAAGGCCCGCTGTATCTGCCGGGCGACGACAACGCCGGCAACAGCCGAGACCGTTTCGAACTCTGA
- the cyaY gene encoding iron donor protein CyaY has product MSLSEARFHDLVDATQQAVEDIFDDSGLDVDLENSAGVLTVRFDNGSQLIFSRQEPIRQLWLAARSGGFHFDYDEADGRWICDTSDEQLGEMLVRITLEQSGAELEFDEL; this is encoded by the coding sequence ATGAGCCTGAGCGAAGCCCGCTTTCACGACCTGGTCGATGCCACCCAGCAGGCGGTGGAGGACATCTTCGACGACAGCGGTCTGGACGTCGATCTGGAAAACAGCGCCGGTGTGCTGACGGTGCGTTTCGACAATGGCAGCCAGCTGATCTTCAGCCGTCAGGAGCCGATTCGTCAGCTGTGGCTGGCCGCGCGCTCCGGTGGCTTCCACTTCGACTACGACGAGGCCGACGGCCGCTGGATCTGCGATACCAGCGACGAACAGCTGGGTGAAATGCTGGTACGCATCACGCTCGAGCAGTCGGGCGCCGAGCTGGAGTTCGATGAGCTCTGA
- a CDS encoding lipase family protein, protein MPSLPLYFPPSYQLSRALLCAELLMAAYDQYEQWLAQQCPRTPEHFHWQQPDLEGWQLSAPIWSVLSEWHVFNESEPFGFAARDPQGDCYLVFRGTESVQDWLDDLDLDQRDYPWQAGAGLVHDGFLKLYTSLRDQALLALDGLQPQARLWACGHSLGSALSTLVVPDLLQRWPALPLQHYNFASPRLASPAFASYYNGLVVPTYRLVNDSDLVPEVPPADSDRWFYQHLGLPVTFTASYGGVAANHSMGGCYLYALSNPDAPMKG, encoded by the coding sequence ATGCCGAGTCTGCCGCTGTATTTCCCGCCGTCCTACCAGTTGTCGCGCGCCTTGCTTTGCGCCGAGCTGCTGATGGCCGCCTACGACCAGTACGAGCAATGGCTGGCGCAGCAGTGCCCGCGCACGCCCGAGCACTTTCATTGGCAACAGCCTGATCTGGAAGGCTGGCAGCTTTCCGCGCCAATCTGGAGCGTGCTCAGCGAGTGGCATGTGTTCAATGAGTCCGAGCCCTTCGGCTTCGCCGCGCGGGATCCGCAGGGTGATTGCTACCTCGTATTTCGCGGCACCGAGTCGGTGCAGGACTGGCTCGATGACCTCGACCTGGATCAGCGCGACTACCCCTGGCAGGCTGGGGCGGGTCTGGTGCACGACGGCTTTCTGAAACTCTACACCTCGTTGCGTGACCAGGCTCTGCTGGCACTGGACGGCTTGCAGCCGCAGGCGCGGCTCTGGGCCTGTGGTCACAGCCTGGGCAGCGCACTGAGTACGCTGGTGGTGCCGGATCTGCTGCAGCGCTGGCCTGCATTGCCGCTGCAGCATTACAACTTTGCCAGCCCGCGTCTGGCGTCCCCGGCGTTCGCCAGCTATTACAACGGGCTGGTCGTGCCGACTTATCGGTTGGTCAACGACAGCGACCTGGTGCCCGAGGTGCCACCGGCGGACAGTGATCGCTGGTTCTATCAGCACCTGGGCTTGCCGGTGACCTTCACCGCCAGTTACGGAGGTGTCGCCGCCAACCACAGCATGGGCGGCTGCTACCTCTATGCACTGAGCAATCCGGATGCGCCGATGAAGGGCTAG
- the lysA gene encoding diaminopimelate decarboxylase gives MEAFNYRDGELFAEGVALSALAQRFGTPTYVYSRAHIEGQYRAYADALAGMPHLVCFAVKANSNIGVLNVLARLGAGFDIVSSGELERVLAAGGEPSRIVFSGVGKSRDDMRRALEVGVHCFNVESSVELERLQKVAAELGVKAPVSLRVNPDVDAGTHPYISTGLKENKFGIDIEQAEAVYARAAELPNLEVIGVDCHIGSQLTTLEPFLDALDRLLLLVDKLAARGITIKHLDLGGGLGVQYRDEQPPLAGDYITAVRKRLQGRDLGLVFEPGRFIVANAGVLLTQVEYLKHTEHKDFAIVDAAMNDLIRPALYQAWMDVSPVQPREGESRNYDLVGPICETGDFLAKDRQLVLAEGDLLAVRSAGAYGFVMSSNYNTRGRAAEVLVDGEQAYEVRRRETVQELYAGESLLPA, from the coding sequence ATGGAAGCCTTCAACTACCGCGACGGCGAGCTGTTCGCGGAAGGCGTTGCCTTGTCCGCGCTGGCCCAGCGCTTCGGCACGCCCACCTACGTCTATTCCCGCGCCCATATCGAAGGGCAGTACCGCGCCTATGCCGATGCCCTGGCCGGCATGCCGCACCTGGTCTGCTTCGCGGTCAAGGCCAACTCCAACATCGGCGTACTGAACGTCCTGGCGCGCCTCGGCGCCGGCTTCGACATCGTTTCCAGCGGTGAGCTGGAGCGCGTCCTGGCCGCTGGTGGCGAGCCGAGCCGCATCGTTTTCTCCGGCGTTGGCAAGAGTCGCGACGACATGCGCCGCGCGCTGGAAGTCGGCGTGCACTGTTTCAACGTCGAATCCAGCGTCGAGCTGGAGCGCCTGCAGAAGGTCGCTGCCGAGCTGGGCGTCAAGGCGCCCGTCTCGCTGCGGGTCAATCCGGACGTGGACGCCGGCACCCACCCGTACATCTCCACCGGCCTCAAGGAAAACAAGTTCGGCATCGACATCGAGCAGGCCGAGGCGGTCTACGCCCGCGCTGCCGAGCTGCCGAACTTGGAAGTGATCGGCGTCGACTGCCACATCGGTTCGCAGTTGACCACCCTCGAACCCTTCCTCGACGCCCTGGATCGCCTGTTGTTGCTGGTCGACAAACTGGCCGCGCGCGGTATCACCATCAAGCATCTGGATCTCGGTGGTGGCCTTGGCGTGCAGTACCGCGACGAGCAGCCGCCGCTGGCCGGCGACTACATCACCGCCGTGCGCAAACGCCTGCAAGGTCGCGACCTGGGCCTGGTGTTCGAACCGGGCCGCTTCATCGTCGCCAACGCCGGCGTGCTGCTGACTCAGGTGGAATACCTCAAGCACACCGAGCACAAGGACTTCGCCATCGTCGATGCGGCGATGAACGACCTGATCCGTCCCGCCCTGTATCAGGCGTGGATGGACGTGTCGCCGGTGCAGCCACGTGAAGGCGAGTCGCGTAACTACGACCTGGTCGGACCGATCTGCGAGACCGGCGACTTCCTGGCCAAGGATCGTCAGTTGGTGCTGGCCGAGGGTGACCTGCTGGCCGTGCGTTCGGCAGGCGCCTATGGCTTCGTCATGAGCTCCAACTACAACACCCGCGGCCGCGCCGCCGAGGTGCTGGTGGATGGCGAACAGGCTTATGAAGTGCGTCGTCGCGAGACAGTCCAAGAGCTCTATGCCGGCGAAAGCCTGCTGCCGGCCTGA
- the rnk gene encoding nucleoside diphosphate kinase regulator, producing MNSSPTITITRLDLQRLERLLDSLDEFGPGAQALQAELDRAEVVGHDEVPAGVVTMNSRVHCREESSGKDYHLTLVYPQDAGGEGKVSILAPVGSALLGLSVGQHIDWPAPGGKQLKLTLLEVEYQPEAAGEYDR from the coding sequence ATGAACAGCTCACCGACCATCACCATTACTCGCCTCGATCTGCAGCGTCTGGAGCGCCTGCTCGACAGCCTGGACGAGTTCGGTCCTGGCGCCCAGGCGCTGCAGGCTGAGCTGGATCGTGCCGAAGTGGTGGGGCACGACGAGGTGCCGGCTGGTGTGGTGACCATGAATTCGCGCGTACACTGCCGCGAGGAGAGCAGCGGCAAGGACTATCACCTGACCCTGGTCTACCCGCAGGATGCCGGTGGCGAAGGCAAGGTCAGCATCCTCGCGCCAGTCGGCAGCGCCTTGCTCGGTCTGTCCGTCGGCCAGCATATCGACTGGCCGGCGCCGGGCGGCAAGCAGCTCAAATTGACCCTCCTGGAAGTCGAATACCAACCGGAAGCAGCAGGCGAATACGACCGCTGA